One window of Trifolium pratense cultivar HEN17-A07 linkage group LG5, ARS_RC_1.1, whole genome shotgun sequence genomic DNA carries:
- the LOC123884407 gene encoding NAC domain-containing protein 69-like, whose amino-acid sequence MTTSLPILNFLPVGFRFRPTDEELVNHYLKNKLLGNDYIVNNVLAEVDVCKFEPCELPAVSVIKSVDPEWFFLSPCDYKYAKSKRFNRATKFGFWKATGNDRKIKIRGTNKIIGIKKTLVYYHGRIPGVKSNWVIHEYHDVTLEENKRNFVLCRLMRKAETKAEEEADIMIYDEGEGKPSRNLSSSDHENQETVEGIPDVISGTLQEINMQSIFQAPYQAENYYPFSTQQSSISENEPEVLIPNLQLHNAYFRNVNTVDQSPFKTPEEEDTFVNSMLTDGEYIASEKRKHTFINSPVRSESLRMAYYESSDTDAEVVSTPYGSIMDTSMASLQYLSPGEYYASKMLKSTHFNVYGSTYFPSFNNGENDNKMENTFQDDFGGVAASSCDSTANKS is encoded by the exons ATGACAACTTCATTGCCCATTCTTAATTTTCTTCCTGTTGGATTCAGATTTAGACCAACAGATGAAGAGCTTGTTAACCACTACCTCAAAAACAAATTACTTGGTAATGATTACATTGTAAACAATGTTTTAGCAGAAGTTGATGTTTGCAAGTTTGAACCTTGTGAATTACCAG CTGTTTCAGTGATAAAATCAGTTGACCCAGAATGGTTTTTCTTGTCTCCTTGTGATTACAAGTATGCTAAGAGTAAAAGGTTTAACAGGGCAACAAAGTTTGGATTTTGGAAAGCTACTGGAAATGATCGTAAGATTAAGATTAGGGGTACTAATAAGATTATTGGGATTAAGAAAACTCTTGTTTACTATCATGGTCGTATTCCTGGTGTTAAGAGCAATTGGGTTATTCATGAGTATCATGATGTTACCTTGGAAGAAAACAag AGGAATTTTGTTTTATGTCGCTTGATGAGGAAAGCCGAGACAAAAGCTGAAGAGGAAGCTGATATAATGATATATGATGAAGGGGAAGGGAAGCCAAGTAGAAACTTGAGTTCTTCTGACCATGAAAATCAAGAAACTGTTGAAGGAATTCCAGAT GTAATAAGTGGTACTTTGCAAGAAATAAATATGCAGTCAATATTTCAGGCACCTTATCAGGCAGAAAATTACTACCCTTTCTCAACACAACAGTCTTCTATCTCTGAAAATGAGCCGGAAGTATTGATCCCAAACTTGCAACTTCACAATGCCTATTTTAGAAATGTAAACACGGTTGATCAAAGTCCGTTTAAAACTCCGGAAGAGGAAGATACATTCGTCAATTCGATGCTTACTGACGGGGAGTATATTGCTagtgaaaaaagaaaacatactTTTATCAACAGTCCGGTCCGGTCCGAGTCATTGAGAATGGCTTACTATGAAAGCAGTGACACAGACGCCGAAGTAGTCTCTACGCCg TATGGCAGTATTATGGATACTTCAATGGCGTCTCTTCAATATCTTAGTCCAGGAGAATACTATGCATCGAAAATGTTGAAATCAACGCATTTTAATGTTTATGGAAGCACATATTTTCCATCTTTTAACAATGGTGAAAACGACAACAAAATGGAGAATACATTCCAAGATGATTTCGGCGGAGTGGCGGCATCGTCTTGTGACTCAACTGCAAATAAATCTTAA